The sequence below is a genomic window from Paenibacillus silvisoli.
CGAATCGGACGCTTGGCTTCCAGCCGGACGGATCCAGAATGGTCAGCGTCAGCGTATAAGTTCCGTTCGGCACGGACCTCGGAATCGTAAACACGGCGTTTACCGTATTGACAGCCGCAGCTTGATTGTAGGCGCGAGTCGTCTTATTCCATCCCGTTCCAGGCAGCCAAGTTCGAATGTCATCTTGGAACACTCCCTTCCAGGCAACCGTTCCGTCGCTCTTCAGCAGACTCGCCTCAACCGGCCAGCCATAATAGAACGGCGAAGAGCCTTTGTTCGTCACTTGGAACGATACGTTCATCGTCCCGCCGGGCGCCACATTTTCCGTGAACGTTGCCTGACTCAGCACAAAGCGATAGCCAAGCACCTTCTGCATGGTCGTTGCCCCGGCTGCGACCGCGGAATTGCTGGCCGTATAGTCGGAAATCCAGCCTAAGCTCGAAGTGTGGGTGTTCATAATCCAGTCAATGACATAGTTCGTGTTTGACGTGCTGCGGAGCGTTCCATCCGGACTGCCGCCCAGATTGGATTGATCACCCCAGTTGTAGGCGACTTCGCCGCTGTTGATCAGCGTCCTCCACGTATCCCGGGCAATTTCTCCATTCCCGCCGGCAGCATCGTTCGGCAGCGCGAAGGAGTCCCAATAAATACCGAAATGGTAATTCGTGAATGTCTCCGGATAGCGTATGAGCACGTTCTTATTCTTAAACGCTGCCGCAGCCGCGTTACCTAGCGCCGTTTGAAAACTGAGCGGGATGCGATTCGTGCCGTCGGGGAATTGTTCGGGATAAATATGATGCTCACCCCATTTCCCATACAATCCAAGCTCTACAAAAGCTACCCGCGGATCGTTGTCCCATGCTTGCCCAATCTTCGCGAGGAACGCCACAAGCCGGGATTTCAAGGTGTCCGTCAGCCATTGATTGACGGGATCGCCATGCGGGACGCCGTTTGGCCAATACTCCCCGGATCCCGGTTGAACGATGACGACGCGAGGAACGACCTTACTATTCTTCTTCTCAATGCCTGTCCAAGCCTTATTGCTCCAATCTTTGATCTTCTGAACCGTGTCTGTTGCATTAACCTCCAGATCGGTGTACTTGATATAATGTTTATAAATAGCCCCATATTCATGATTCGGAAAAGAAGTAACGTTTACGTCGCGCGACGGCCTAAAACCCATGATGGGATTTTTGAAAGCTTCCTGAGATTCAAGCAATTGAATGATCATCTAGTCCCTCCTTATAAACTAGTAGAATCGCTTGTAGGATTCTATTACATGTTATACAAGGACAATACAAAATGCGCTTCGAAAACCATGAAATATTGCCTATTTTTTACAACTATTAATAGCAAAACTCAGCTAGATTCCCTTAATCGAAGGCCGGCCATTGTTGAGCGGGTTTCGGCTTGACGAAAGCGCAAACATTTTCACGGGGTCGTTCCTGGTATATAATACGGTTTGACTCTTCTGGACGATGGGAGCTTGATAGAGATGGATATCATCCAAATTGCGATGCATCTGATCGATGAGGATACCGACCAGCCGCGCTATCAGTTTGACGAGGAAGCGCTGCAGGAGCTGATGAAGAGCATCGACGAGCTCGGTCTGCTATCCCCGATTAAGGTGCGGACGACTGCGGGCGGACGTTACAAAATCATTTACGGCAACCGGCGCTACAAAGCGAGCCAAATGCTCGGCAAAGAAACGATCCCTTGCATCGTGTCCAACGCTAGCGATGAACGGGAAATTTATTTGGAGCAGATCGCGGAAAACTTGACGCGCGAGGGCTTCTCGCCGATCGAGGAAGCGGAGGCGTTTCACAAGCTGATGAACGACTCGAAGTTCGGCAGCTCGATTAAATATCTCTCCGGCAAGCTCGGCAAGCCGGAAAGCTATATCAAAAACAAATGCGAACTGCTGAAATTCGGCAATTCCGTACGGAAGCTCATCGTGAGCGGCACGGAAATCCGCAAGGACAAGCTGACCGAGGATCAGCTGCTGCCGATCAAGGATTTGCCGATCGAGCACCGCGATCCGCTCGCGCTTATTATCGCGCGGGACGAGCTGCCGGTCAGCGACGTGAAGAAGATCGCGAAGCTGTTCAAGGACAAGGACATTTCGTCCGGCACGAAGGACAAGCTGCTGTACAAGACCGGCCACGAGCTGCTGCAAACGTGGTCGACCGTGCAGCAGAACAAAGCCGAGCGCGAGCGCGCCGCGGAGCTGAAGGCGGAGAAGGCCGAGGCTGCTGCTGCGGCCAAGGCCGAGAAGGCGCGGCTGGC
It includes:
- a CDS encoding ParB/RepB/Spo0J family partition protein; amino-acid sequence: MDIIQIAMHLIDEDTDQPRYQFDEEALQELMKSIDELGLLSPIKVRTTAGGRYKIIYGNRRYKASQMLGKETIPCIVSNASDEREIYLEQIAENLTREGFSPIEEAEAFHKLMNDSKFGSSIKYLSGKLGKPESYIKNKCELLKFGNSVRKLIVSGTEIRKDKLTEDQLLPIKDLPIEHRDPLALIIARDELPVSDVKKIAKLFKDKDISSGTKDKLLYKTGHELLQTWSTVQQNKAERERAAELKAEKAEAAAAAKAEKARLAAEAAASAEATAPGTGAATGGAAFAAAAAEAALAAGAGAASSAALEEARLLLAALPAPDRMPGAAASEEELQAFVAGVDQLLAVLEQRGAAWRALRDQAAARALL
- a CDS encoding DUF4832 domain-containing protein — encoded protein: MIIQLLESQEAFKNPIMGFRPSRDVNVTSFPNHEYGAIYKHYIKYTDLEVNATDTVQKIKDWSNKAWTGIEKKNSKVVPRVVIVQPGSGEYWPNGVPHGDPVNQWLTDTLKSRLVAFLAKIGQAWDNDPRVAFVELGLYGKWGEHHIYPEQFPDGTNRIPLSFQTALGNAAAAAFKNKNVLIRYPETFTNYHFGIYWDSFALPNDAAGGNGEIARDTWRTLINSGEVAYNWGDQSNLGGSPDGTLRSTSNTNYVIDWIMNTHTSSLGWISDYTASNSAVAAGATTMQKVLGYRFVLSQATFTENVAPGGTMNVSFQVTNKGSSPFYYGWPVEASLLKSDGTVAWKGVFQDDIRTWLPGTGWNKTTRAYNQAAAVNTVNAVFTIPRSVPNGTYTLTLTILDPSGWKPSVRFANTNYYTGGRTPIGKVGIGMAPSDQNLGPFASLKSDTTLGYSLTSAAYDGSVGNTDVQAPTAVTSLTSTEKTASSISLSWTASTDNIGVTSYMIYRNGASVGTSTGTSYTDTELLESTAYSYMVRAADAAGNVSGNGNVLSVTTNANSISYEAEAASNTLAGGAMVVSCNSCSGGAKVGYIGNNSGALQFNLTNILTAGTYTLLISYVNGDTSARTARISVNGAITDVIFPPTGSWNTLGTSQTTVQLWAGTNMILLSSQSEWAPDIDRIQITAR